CAAGTACATCTCACTCTTTCTCCTCGGCGTGCATAGAAACCTCATCCCCTGGATGAAACCCCCTCAGGGGGTCTAACGGCGGGCGAGGCCAGGAGATAGAATGTGTGGAGGTTTCAGTGTTGTAAATTCAGCCCATCGATTTCTGTCTGAAAACTCAAGTTTATGCCTCCGAGGTTGTAAAGGAAATAATTGTGTGCTGTTGCCTTCTCTGCAGAATcatttgaaattgttttttttggggggtatttattatataattatttcaaCCTACACTTAAATTTGACTGGATCATTTTACAGCATCGCAACCTCAATCCCGCGACGGAGAGAAAACCACCTTTCCTTTGTCAAATATAAGCATTTATGTGGACGTCTAAAGAGTTATCTTGgggaatatttttaaaaaaagggaattGTTTTATTGATGCTGTAATGCTGAGAGAATACAGCACAATCccacatttcacaaatgtggGATTGACAAATATTGATGTCATTTGCATGTTTGGTTACATACTGTATATGGATGAGTGCTGTGAATGTAGCAAGGATCTTTCTGCAAACGCAAACCCTTCGAAGACGGCAGCAACTCCACGTCTAACGGGGCGTCACCCTCAGTCTTGATTGGACGATGCCAGTCGTCTTCAGACTGTTGGATTCGATCTCATCGTTTGCTTCTCCATACAAACCATTGGTCTTTAATGGCGTCACAATCCCGAATGAGTCTTTAGCTCTCGTATAGCCAATTTTCATTGTCATCCAGGCGAATCAGATCATTTTAAAGTGAGCTCAACATCCCTTCTGTGGCTGATTGTACTGCTGCCCAacactcaaaaacacacacacaaaaaaaggctgCCTCAGTGGATCTGAGCTGGAGGCATTAAATGATTACTAAAATTTTGCATTGAAATTTATACCCGAGAGCAGTAAAGATAAAGGAGACAAAAAGATGGGATTATAACTGGGCCAATCCAAATGTTAAAATCTAAGTTCTATTTTTCTGTGCATGATTTAAGAGAACAGAGTGAAAAATAATTTGGTTGCTGCTGAGTGTCACTGAAAATCACCACTGAGAAGCAAGCAGCTGGTGTAGTTAACATATCTGTGCTTTTATCTCCCCCTCTGTTTGGAGCTATATGTAATGTACAAACATGAATATTTCCACTTTTCAGTTCTGGGAGTTGTAGACGTTACATTTACCTGTTGTGAGGTGAATTACCGATACATTTCTAGTTTTAGATCACAAACCTGTCAAAAactatttaaaacatttaattaaacacaAGACAGGCATGTTGCTTTTATTACGGGTAGTCATGGttaagagttaaaaaaaaacatgattagTAAAAGACGATAGGCCTGAGTTTACAGCTCACACTAGTTGCTTTTTGCATTTACCAGCtttcagcataaatatacagtaaCTAGCTGAAAAACTCTTCATCTTTATCTCTTCAGAATGTTCTTCATGCAAACCTCAGGTCTATGGAGGATGCCTCAGTGCATTCACACTGCAATAACAAGTTTGAGGTTTATCATTGCCATGCCTctgtttttatgatttgcaTTCCTATACTTTCTGAGGGGGGGCCTTGGTCTATCTACTACCATTATTTTATAATGCTTTCACAAAATCGCTGTGTTCATTATCTGATTGGGGAATGAAataatatctaaaaaaaatgacaaaaacattttaaaaaaatgcagatCTTCACTAGACTGTCTTTTTCAAGCTCTGTATCCGTGGCCTCAAAGTTTCCCCACTTATGGCTGAGACGGTGAACTTTTGACACGCCATCTCTAAATGTGTATCTGATGagaattttgtattttcttttttctgaaattttgaataaataaatgaatgagaaCTTTGCTCTGTTTGATTCCTACTGCGGCAGCGATGTGTCAGGAGAATTGTTTCCGGTCTGTTTTTTAGTTTGTCTCCCGTAGCTCAGTGTTTGACCGCTAGAGGGAGCTGTTCCCCAGCAAATAGCGTTGGAGCGGCTGTGTGGAAGTGATGCATTTAAATCTCCAGTAAAATACAGGACAATAAATACGAAATTAAGGCTAAACTGTCATTCTTTTTGCTCAACATATTACTCAATATCTGTTTTAGAAGATGCATTTATTAAAAGATCATCTCTATATCTGGTCAATGTTCTTACAGAAATCCATAATTTCCTTCTGCATGAATAAGTCTGTctgatttaaaatgatcaaattgATCAGATTATTCTCATCGTTACCGGGAGGTCAGACCCAGATATGCCGTTTTCCATAcatctttacatttttaaaactttACTTTGCGTGTAAATATTCACATCAAgctaacgttttttttttttttaccgtgtcacgtatttattttcatccatcattACTATTACAGCAAATTCAAAGTGCCCCTGAACGCATCGTAACATCTGCCAGGGACGCGGACGCGTTTGGGACAGCCAGGGAacgcctttctcctcctcttcctcctcctcctcttgcacTTGTCAAAGGCCACTGAATCCAAATCGCATCGCAGTCGCTCCCGCACACGCACCACGCACCGGTAACGTTTTTACGCGCGTTTTAAAATCCGGTGCCACGATGTTGCCTTTCAAGAGAACTTTTGAGAGCGACagaaagcagctgcaggagctcaACAGCAGACTCCTCCAGTATCTCTCCAGagcgcagcagctggaggaggagaacctcctCCTGATCACCCAAATAAATCAACTCAGACAGGCGGAGGAGCGAGAGCCGAGCTTCAAGCACGAGGTGCGGGATCTGAGGAGGATGGCGTCGCGGCTGGCGCTCCAAAGGTCCCACGCTGAGATGGAGCGGGAGGCGGCGCGGCGGGGACTGCAGGTGGTCCAGTCCCACTTCCACGAGCAGTCCGAGGCGCGCAGGGACATCAGCGGCGAGCTGAGAGGCCGCGAGCAGGAGCTGATCCGCGCGCACGCGACCAACAGCGCGCTCCAGCGGCGTCTGTCTCAGCTGGAGAACGAGCGCAAGTGTCTGGAGGACGCGCACCGGCGAGAGGTGGACCGTCTCCGGCGGCAGGTCGAGTCCCGGATGGCGCCCGTCATCACCCGAACCTATCGAGGGCCGCCGGCGGCCTCCGTGGAGGACGTGCACAGATACGCGCACGGTCTGTccgaaggatggagcgagaccCTGGAAATGTACCAGCGCAAGGTGGACgagatggagcaggagatcaAAGGGGACCAGGCGTTGCTGGGcgacctgcagagagagaagatgaCGCGCGTCACGCAGCTGGACAGATTACACGCAGAGGCGGAACAACGGGGGCAGATCCAAACGCAGCTGGAAGAGCAAATCACGCACATGCAGGAAAGGTTCCGTGCGGACTGCGGGGAATATCAGgtgaggggagaggggaggggggagggggaggggggggttgtctgtCGGATCCGGATACTGTcacaacacaaaaataaaaatccacattttcccatttacttataatggaggctttttcaaaaacatcagatcttgtaaaatatgcctccaattcactcaccaaatatCACAAATATAAAGTGGTCCAATGTGCACCATcgtaaaaaatgttttctgagtcttatccagaatgaggttaggaaagaaatgtattgaaaactcaatttatggattaaaaaatcagtaaaaaaaaatacacaccaactccgactcactttgacttttcaagGTTGGTGTATGAAGTTACCAAGAACTATTTATAGCCTTTTGacgacgatccagatcaccatgtggacggtgtaaatccaattacgagggaaATGACCTGCTCgccagaggtctgcgctctctgactgcATTTCTAGTTATTTATAGTTTTTATAAAGTGTTTCAGAAACAAATTGTTCATTTTCTAAAAACAATGATCCATTTAATACGTATCCAGGTTTTGTGAATAACCAATGCATACTCGTACTACCAGCATACTCGTACTACCAGCACTAAGTGGTGGCTGACTGAGGTTTTGTGGTCCTTTAGCTGCCAGAGATCTCATGTGCAAACATTTGACCCCTGTATAAAAGGATTGAGTGCCTTGCTAAAGGACACTCTGCCTTCCCAGTACATTGCGGCCGCTAGATTACATCATCCAGTTAAACCAATTAGATGTCAGACTGACAAAAGCCTTATTATCCTAGCTAAAGATGGATCACTAAGCAGTCTGGTACCAATCATACAGTAAGGAGTGTGACCGAAACGCTTCTCTCAGTTCACTCCGGTGATGATAGAACATGACATCTGTTGCAGGATGTCGGATGCTGATGGAATAAAGCCCAGGGGCAAATTACAGAAACCAGATCTCAAAATGATTATTGCAGTCTGTTCATGAGATCAGATTCGATTTGGACAAGAATTGTCTCATCGGTTCTCCATGTTTCCAGCAACAACAGATTTTTAGCAAGGCCTTcatgcagtaaaataaaatggggTTCAAAACTTTACGGttaacaaagaagaagaaagattaCAATAGTTTCAGTTGCACTGCAgtaatcaaaataaaaaaatgcaaaggAGAGACCACCGGGTACAATTATAACGTGTGCAACGTAAaatcttgtttgttttcattttcctgcCTTTATTCCTCCAGATGATCATTGAGCAGCTTGAGCACGAGAGGAACATGATGGCCGACGTTATCGGCGAGAAGACGCGAGAACATCAGCACCTTCTTCAGATTAAGATGGATTTGAGCATGGAGGTGGCTGCCTACAGGTAATGAGCTCATTCACctcatttatttacagtttcaTCACCAAGCAACACACATTCTGACTTGTCATAAGAGGGAAGATTGAGATTCAGTTTATTTTCGTTGTCAACGAGGGTTCACAGAGTAGGAATTTTCCTCGGTGACGTCGTGCAACGTGtaacagtaataccttgatataCGAGTATACTATCGTccaatttttcccatataaaataacacaatcatctaaaacacccaaatcaacacTGATAGCATTTCGTTTAGGACTCACTGGGAAGTGTGAACCGCCCCACATTGTAGCTGCTATTTTTAGTTCAGCCTTTCTGAAGACACTCTCCAGAGAGGTTGTTGGAGCTAATTATAACACGGTCTTTATGACATGACAGCAGTCAGTTGTGTTATTGATTATTACCACCCTGGACCTGGGTTCATACCATCTTGTAAGCCTGTTGTGTTGAGTTTGAAAAGGTTGAGATGGAAAAATGGAATGATCTACTTGGTTTTGCAAGGTATTTGTCTTTTGAGTTTTTGATCTATTAGTACATAAGGGAACAAATATTGTAATTGAAAAACATTGCTAACCAGTGATTTACAATAATTTCTTTGCTCTTGAAATGTGTTCTGCCTTGCCTTTTGTTTGTTCAGATCTCTACTGGAAGGTGAAAGAGGAGTGGCTCTGCAAGATGGACATAGGAGGGTGCCTCAGCATCAGAGAGAACGAGTCATAGGTACTGGATGTATACATATTTATCGTTATTAGATGAAGACATCAATAATAAATTGTAACACTTTAAAGGAGATTATTATTTGTCTCCCAACTTTTTTAAATGAGACGATTCTTTTGTAAAAGCACTATTTAAGGTTTATGTATTGGGCAACTTCTTGACCAGGACAAGTGATTTTCCGTAGTTTTCATCGGCTGTCAGGAAAAGCTTCACTGATGACGAGACTCCAGGAAGTCACTTATCCCTACAAAAACACGGTATTAGACATTTACCCCATAAAACAATGACTTTATCAGTCATTGTAATTATTCTtgtgcaaataaaacaattaaggtatgatttcttttttaactggTGAGCTTGAGACGTGCTATTAAACTTCCTAGTTATCAGCATTTATGTACAACTGAACTCTTGTCTCAGCTTCATAATCACTGAAAAGAAAGCAGAATAGaattgatctaaaaaaaaaaatcatgttaaTTTCTCAAAGTAAATTTAATTTCCTGCTATTTAATCTGTGCCTCAGATATCAAGATGCCTGCTCATCCCTACACCCCGAGAGCTTCCACCTCTACCACCAGACAAAAAATGGATGTCAGGTACACACAGCCAACTACAAACCTGAGAAGATCTCCTGCGCCTCCCTCTGGGCCACTTAGTTCCTCGAGGGTCATTCCTATTTCCGTTGGAGGCAGGGCTCAACATCAGAGTCCTGCATCCAGAAGGGACATGGTGTCATTTTCCAAGGCTCAGGCTGCCTCTTCTGCTCCTTCTATCACCTCCTCCAtaaccaccaaaaataaacaaacagctcTAAGAGAAAACCAAACTACTCAAAATGTGCCAAAAACCACAAGAATCGATACAACTGTGGAAACCATCTCTCAGATGGAGGACATAGTCAGTCCCATCGAATTCTCCACAAAGGAGACTAAATCAGTGAGGGTGGTGTCacctgagacagaaagagaaaatcaaGTACCAGATGTAAAAGAGAGCATTATTTATGGAGATGAGGTCAAAGATGAGGAGAAAAGTCAGTTTACGGTAGCCCCAAGTGAAAAAAAGATATTAGACTCTGTGTCTGTAGAGGAGATCATCGAGAAAGTAGTGAAGCCAGCAGGCTTGGAAGCCAAGGTCTGCTCCTCAGGAGAATCAAAGTTGAGGTATCATGTTGAGAAAACTGAGCAGGAAGATGGCAAGACTAAGACACAGATTGTGCTGGAGTCCAAAGTAGAGGAAGAACTAGATATTCGTGAAGACTCTACACTGGATGAACTACTGAATCAAGGGGTTAAGAAGGTCTCACTGGAAGACTTCaaggacacagaaacaggaatcATGATCAAGAACCTGTTGAGTGGCCTGCAGGGAAGTGAGGACTTTGAAAATAAGTCTGTCAGTGTGGAAATCATTGAGGAACCGGTAGAGTCTTACAGTGATGAGGAGCTGGAAGTTAAACATAAGCCCATGTCTAGCTTTGATGAGTCAACCACAAAATATTTCCAAATTGAGGAGCTAGAAAATGTTCCTCATGAAACTCAGTTTCTGAGGAGTGATAATGTCATGGAAACCTCAATGGCAGAGCCAGATCACAACAAGACTGGTTCGGTACAAGTTCAAGAAGTTTCAAGAGAGAGCGAATCTTCATATTTCTCCCATGACCAAGAGCCCCATGAGTATTTTGTCTCCTCACCAGATGATAATCTTTCTGAACCCGAGGAGAGTGGCGGTATCGCCTCATATGGCCATTACAGTATTTTGGATGACCTGTCAGATGAGCGGTATTACCAAGACGACGGTCCTCCAGTGAGAAGAGTGGCTGTAGAAGAAAGTGATGAATTCAAGTACATGTCAGGTGATCACTCTTTTCTCAAAGAAAGTTTCCCAGAGTGCATAATAGAAGAGGAGGTTCGCGTCTCCCCTGTAGTGCAGGAGTCAGTGCTCGGGTTTCTAAGAGAGGACTCTTTGGAGCCCAAAGAGCAGTTGAAGGGTGCCCTGGAGCAGTTGCAAAGCTCAGTGTCGGGTCCACTGAGGGAAGAGTTGGCTTTCCTTGCCAAAGTGAGTAATGAGAGTCCACAGAACGTAGCTGTCGATGTCAGAAAAGTCCAACAGTCAAGCGACAACGGCACCACTACTATAGTTGCAGAGATGAATGTCTCTCAAACGCTGGAAGACTCTGGGCTGCTGGAGGCAGAAGATGATCTATCTGAAGAGCAGATCCTAACAGCTCTCAGATCTTCCAACCTTGGGCTTGAAAGCGCCTCACAGGGTGGGGCAGGAGGAGCATACAGCATCAGAGTATCCAAAGAGGAAGATGTCCTATACAGTGACAAGTTTGAAGGTTTTTCTAAGAAAGAAGAGTCGTCATCTGAAATTAGTGAGAAATATATTAAATTGGGCCCAGCAGA
The sequence above is drawn from the Brachionichthys hirsutus isolate HB-005 chromosome 5, CSIRO-AGI_Bhir_v1, whole genome shotgun sequence genome and encodes:
- the synm gene encoding synemin isoform X1, whose translation is MLPFKRTFESDRKQLQELNSRLLQYLSRAQQLEEENLLLITQINQLRQAEEREPSFKHEVRDLRRMASRLALQRSHAEMEREAARRGLQVVQSHFHEQSEARRDISGELRGREQELIRAHATNSALQRRLSQLENERKCLEDAHRREVDRLRRQVESRMAPVITRTYRGPPAASVEDVHRYAHGLSEGWSETLEMYQRKVDEMEQEIKGDQALLGDLQREKMTRVTQLDRLHAEAEQRGQIQTQLEEQITHMQERFRADCGEYQMIIEQLEHERNMMADVIGEKTREHQHLLQIKMDLSMEVAAYRSLLEGERGVALQDGHRRVPQHQRERVIDIKMPAHPYTPRASTSTTRQKMDVRYTQPTTNLRRSPAPPSGPLSSSRVIPISVGGRAQHQSPASRRDMVSFSKAQAASSAPSITSSITTKNKQTALRENQTTQNVPKTTRIDTTVETISQMEDIVSPIEFSTKETKSVRVVSPETERENQVPDVKESIIYGDEVKDEEKSQFTVAPSEKKILDSVSVEEIIEKVVKPAGLEAKVCSSGESKLRYHVEKTEQEDGKTKTQIVLESKVEEELDIREDSTLDELLNQGVKKVSLEDFKDTETGIMIKNLLSGLQGSEDFENKSVSVEIIEEPVESYSDEELEVKHKPMSSFDESTTKYFQIEELENVPHETQFLRSDNVMETSMAEPDHNKTGSVQVQEVSRESESSYFSHDQEPHEYFVSSPDDNLSEPEESGGIASYGHYSILDDLSDERYYQDDGPPVRRVAVEESDEFKYMSGDHSFLKESFPECIIEEEVRVSPVVQESVLGFLREDSLEPKEQLKGALEQLQSSVSGPLREELAFLAKVSNESPQNVAVDVRKVQQSSDNGTTTIVAEMNVSQTLEDSGLLEAEDDLSEEQILTALRSSNLGLESASQGGAGGAYSIRVSKEEDVLYSDKFEGFSKKEESSSEISEKYIKLGPAEKSFTFKMDKQGCHVDTAPETDMQSQILETKVTISQEKRIATVYLESPTDD
- the synm gene encoding synemin isoform X2; the protein is MLPFKRTFESDRKQLQELNSRLLQYLSRAQQLEEENLLLITQINQLRQAEEREPSFKHEVRDLRRMASRLALQRSHAEMEREAARRGLQVVQSHFHEQSEARRDISGELRGREQELIRAHATNSALQRRLSQLENERKCLEDAHRREVDRLRRQVESRMAPVITRTYRGPPAASVEDVHRYAHGLSEGWSETLEMYQRKVDEMEQEIKGDQALLGDLQREKMTRVTQLDRLHAEAEQRGQIQTQLEEQITHMQERFRADCGEYQMIIEQLEHERNMMADVIGEKTREHQHLLQIKMDLSMEVAAYRSLLEGERGVALQDGHRRVPQHQRERVIDIKMPAHPYTPRASTSTTRQKMDVRRVSTGVKDDNPD